Proteins encoded in a region of the Ralstonia pseudosolanacearum genome:
- the gspL gene encoding type II secretion system protein GspL, whose amino-acid sequence MTTSLYVRLPHRPIQSPERWSQGALASVPFALVREEGAQGPQRILREGASRVDELPAADRLVLLLPAADVLLVPASVPPLALPKLRLALPNLVEDRLVQDAQQCHIALGPRLGAVPAHGWRAPREPQTRALMITDRAWIRFVLDSVAGHKHRSCHLLPAQLCLPLEAPAPVAAVGNADAAQAHTEPSLKPVDAEAAEATDAEAPVQTPSPATAAITTIALDAAPASDTDALPAVDITVRSSHADGYGLRVLPAHVADWLAIAPAPARLMVSPALRELAPTLSADPAAARLDWAVWAAGARAALAGGDADLCQFDFAHGGIAGMDWSVWRLPIALAVLIVVAQLIGMNTQWLTLRAEQKRLDAAMRTQLQTAFPNTPVILDPPAQMRRQVQQLRLAAGKAAPEDFLPLADRFAQAATGLAPDALLALDYHGRALVVTLKEGTDTNLLRTAAATVGLKMETAEAPRGGEAAVPGSRWTVSIAQ is encoded by the coding sequence TTGACGACCTCCCTGTACGTGCGCCTGCCGCACCGGCCCATCCAATCGCCTGAGCGCTGGTCGCAGGGCGCGCTCGCGTCCGTGCCGTTCGCGCTGGTGCGCGAGGAAGGCGCACAGGGGCCGCAGCGGATCCTGCGCGAAGGCGCCTCGCGCGTCGATGAACTGCCCGCCGCCGACCGGCTCGTGCTGCTGCTGCCGGCCGCCGACGTGCTGCTGGTGCCGGCATCGGTGCCGCCGCTGGCGCTGCCCAAGCTGCGCCTGGCGCTGCCCAACCTGGTGGAAGACCGGCTGGTGCAGGACGCGCAGCAATGCCATATCGCGCTCGGCCCGCGCCTGGGCGCTGTGCCCGCGCACGGCTGGCGCGCGCCGCGCGAACCGCAAACGCGCGCGCTGATGATCACCGACCGCGCCTGGATCCGCTTCGTGCTCGACAGCGTGGCGGGACACAAGCACCGCAGTTGCCATCTGCTGCCGGCGCAGCTGTGCCTGCCGCTTGAAGCGCCGGCGCCGGTCGCCGCCGTCGGCAATGCCGACGCCGCACAGGCGCACACCGAGCCTTCGCTCAAGCCGGTCGACGCCGAAGCTGCCGAGGCGACGGACGCGGAGGCTCCGGTGCAGACGCCGAGCCCGGCCACGGCCGCCATCACCACCATCGCGCTCGACGCAGCGCCGGCGTCCGACACCGATGCACTCCCCGCCGTCGACATCACCGTGCGCAGCAGCCACGCCGACGGCTACGGCCTGCGCGTGCTGCCCGCGCACGTCGCCGACTGGCTGGCGATCGCCCCGGCGCCGGCGCGGCTGATGGTGTCGCCCGCCCTGCGCGAACTGGCGCCGACGCTGTCCGCCGACCCGGCCGCAGCCCGGCTGGACTGGGCGGTCTGGGCCGCGGGCGCCCGCGCCGCGCTGGCCGGCGGCGATGCAGACCTGTGCCAGTTCGACTTCGCGCATGGCGGCATCGCCGGCATGGACTGGAGCGTCTGGCGCCTGCCGATCGCGCTGGCCGTGCTGATCGTGGTCGCCCAGCTGATCGGCATGAACACGCAATGGCTGACGCTGCGCGCCGAGCAGAAGCGGCTGGATGCGGCGATGCGCACGCAGTTGCAGACGGCCTTCCCGAACACGCCGGTGATTCTCGATCCGCCCGCGCAGATGCGGCGCCAGGTCCAGCAGCTGCGGCTGGCGGCCGGCAAGGCCGCACCGGAAGACTTCCTGCCGCTGGCCGACCGCTTCGCTCAGGCGGCGACTGGTCTCGCACCCGATGCCCTGCTGGCGCTGGATTACCACGGCCGCGCGCTGGTGGTAACGCTCAAGGAAGGCACCGACACCAACCTGCTGCGCACGGCCGCCGCCACCGTCGGCCTGAAGATGGAGACCGCCGAAGCACCGCGCGGCGGCGAGGCGGCCGTGCCCGGCTCGCGCTGGACAGTCTCCATCGCGCAATAA
- a CDS encoding PulJ/GspJ family protein, with amino-acid sequence MRAISSDRVRGFTLLELLVAITLLAILAVLAWRGLDSMTRTHEALAQRDERIEALKTAYAQFDADCTQLADPATLARSPVEVDADRVLLVRDRRDDGQPPAWQVVLYRAVNGRLERLQSAPITNRSDLRGALDSLRQGGANAAVYKLADAVDSIAARAWIEPGGWMDNTGALSAALFPGGSNTTTLAELSSASAASASAVAATSVVVPVATVRAVELALLVRMTPQGSPQRFTRICMTGL; translated from the coding sequence ATGCGCGCAATCTCTTCTGACCGCGTGCGCGGCTTCACCCTGCTCGAACTGCTGGTGGCGATCACGCTGCTGGCGATCCTGGCCGTGCTGGCCTGGCGCGGGTTGGACAGCATGACGCGCACGCACGAAGCGCTGGCCCAGCGCGACGAGCGCATCGAGGCCCTGAAGACGGCCTATGCGCAGTTCGATGCCGACTGCACGCAGCTGGCCGATCCGGCCACGCTGGCGCGCTCGCCGGTGGAGGTCGATGCCGACCGCGTGCTGCTGGTGCGCGACCGGCGCGACGATGGGCAGCCGCCGGCCTGGCAGGTGGTGCTCTATCGCGCCGTCAACGGACGGCTGGAGCGTTTGCAGAGCGCGCCCATCACCAACCGCAGTGACCTGCGCGGCGCGCTCGACAGCCTGCGCCAGGGCGGCGCCAATGCGGCCGTCTACAAGCTGGCCGACGCAGTGGATAGCATCGCCGCCCGCGCCTGGATCGAGCCGGGCGGCTGGATGGACAACACCGGCGCGCTGTCGGCGGCGCTGTTCCCGGGCGGCAGCAACACCACGACGTTGGCGGAGCTGTCGTCGGCGTCCGCGGCCAGCGCATCGGCCGTCGCCGCCACCAGCGTGGTGGTGCCGGTGGCCACGGTGCGGGCCGTGGAGCTGGCGCTGCTGGTGCGCATGACGCCGCAAGGCAGCCCGCAGCGCTTTACGCGCATCTGCATGACGGGGCTCTGA
- a CDS encoding GspH/FimT family pseudopilin, with protein MQHRPAPHRATRVRRGFTLLELLVVVVIIGIVLGVVAVNATPNPRSQLADDAQKLARLIELGQEEAQLTARPVAWEGDAQGWRFLESTPGGWRVMTRDVLAPGHWRQPMDNVQIVAGAAAAPGAPQRLVFGREAIGLPWRVALSSRGARIDVVSDGGPRVLTEAP; from the coding sequence ATGCAGCACCGCCCCGCTCCACATCGCGCAACCCGCGTGCGCCGTGGCTTCACGTTGCTGGAGCTGCTGGTGGTGGTGGTCATCATCGGCATCGTGCTGGGCGTGGTGGCGGTCAATGCCACGCCCAACCCGCGCTCGCAGCTGGCGGACGATGCGCAGAAGCTGGCACGCCTGATCGAGCTGGGCCAGGAAGAGGCGCAGCTCACCGCGCGCCCGGTGGCGTGGGAAGGCGACGCGCAGGGCTGGCGCTTCCTGGAGTCGACGCCCGGCGGCTGGCGCGTGATGACGCGCGATGTGCTGGCGCCCGGCCACTGGCGCCAGCCGATGGACAACGTACAGATCGTGGCCGGTGCCGCCGCCGCGCCCGGTGCGCCGCAGCGCCTGGTGTTCGGCCGCGAGGCGATCGGGCTGCCGTGGCGCGTGGCGCTGTCGTCCCGGGGCGCGCGCATCGACGTGGTGTCCGACGGCGGCCCGCGCGTATTGACCGAGGCGCCATGA
- the gspM gene encoding type II secretion system protein GspM yields the protein MATSPNASNASGGRRRLPRIGVPDALRDAVAAFWMQREPRERRILAGGGAMLLLVIVYLLFWEPAFEGRRHIEKALPEMRGQLAEMETLGQEARELSAIAATPVPHGNDLQDALNTSLTAHGLKATRMALSGESVQVQLDKVPFGAVAEWLQEVRQAQRMKVIDASIRYVGATALVNVTATLQGPGAGAGGY from the coding sequence ATGGCAACTTCCCCCAACGCTTCCAATGCCTCCGGCGGGCGCCGCCGGCTGCCCCGCATCGGCGTGCCCGACGCGCTGCGCGATGCCGTGGCCGCTTTCTGGATGCAGCGCGAGCCGCGCGAGCGCCGCATCCTGGCCGGCGGCGGCGCGATGCTGCTGCTGGTCATCGTCTATCTGCTGTTCTGGGAGCCGGCCTTCGAAGGCCGCCGGCACATCGAAAAGGCGCTGCCCGAAATGCGCGGCCAGCTTGCCGAGATGGAAACGCTCGGCCAGGAAGCGCGCGAGCTGTCCGCCATTGCCGCCACGCCGGTGCCGCACGGCAACGACCTGCAGGACGCGCTCAACACCAGCCTCACCGCGCACGGCCTGAAGGCCACGCGAATGGCCCTGTCCGGCGAGAGCGTGCAGGTGCAGCTCGACAAGGTCCCGTTCGGCGCGGTGGCCGAGTGGCTGCAGGAAGTGCGGCAGGCGCAGCGCATGAAGGTGATCGACGCCAGCATCCGCTACGTGGGCGCGACCGCGCTGGTGAACGTCACGGCAACGCTGCAAGGGCCGGGTGCCGGCGCCGGCGGCTACTGA
- the gspE gene encoding type II secretion system ATPase GspE, giving the protein MATQASSTDARTLETPSPSAVRLVPYVFARDAKLLVARQDVDSLEVWVCPETSRAALAELARVFGALRLLSLDAATLSAATQTAYNAQDGSAAQVVGEVEGEVDLSRLMQDIPAVEDLLESEDDAPIIRMINALLTQAAREGASDIHIEPFENASVVRFRVDGTLRDVVRPKKALHGALISRIKIMAQLDIAEKRLPQDGRITLRVGGRPVDVRVSTLPTGHGERAVLRLLDKEAGRLDLGKLGMGAGTLARFDHLINQPHGIVLVTGPTGSGKTTTLYAALSRLDAGSTNIMTVEDPIEYDLDGIGQTQVNAKIDMTFAKALRAILRQDPDVVMIGEIRDLETAQIAVQASLTGHLVLATLHTNDSASAVTRLIDMGIEPFLLSSSLLGVLAQRLVRRLCVHCRREEVLELTPTEIEAVAGTPPADGVAAAVPTRRSVWHHVGCEHCGQSGYQGRTGVYELLTVTPEIQTMIHRQAAESEIKALAIGQGMQTMRADAQRWLDAGATSLEEVLRVTRD; this is encoded by the coding sequence ATGGCAACGCAAGCTTCTTCCACTGACGCGCGCACGCTCGAGACGCCGTCGCCCTCGGCGGTGCGGCTGGTGCCGTACGTGTTCGCGCGCGACGCCAAGCTGCTGGTGGCGCGGCAGGATGTCGACTCGCTCGAGGTGTGGGTCTGCCCCGAGACCTCGCGCGCCGCGCTGGCCGAGCTGGCCCGCGTGTTCGGCGCGCTGCGCCTGTTGAGCCTGGATGCCGCCACGCTCTCCGCCGCCACGCAGACGGCCTACAACGCCCAGGACGGCAGCGCGGCCCAGGTGGTCGGCGAGGTGGAGGGCGAGGTGGACCTGTCGCGCCTGATGCAGGACATCCCGGCCGTGGAAGATCTGCTCGAATCGGAAGACGACGCGCCGATCATCCGCATGATCAACGCGCTGCTCACGCAGGCCGCGCGCGAGGGCGCCTCGGACATCCACATCGAGCCGTTCGAGAACGCTTCGGTGGTGCGCTTCCGCGTGGACGGCACGCTGCGCGACGTGGTGCGCCCGAAGAAGGCGCTGCACGGCGCGCTGATCTCGCGCATCAAGATCATGGCGCAGCTCGACATCGCCGAGAAACGCCTGCCGCAGGACGGCCGCATCACGCTGCGCGTGGGCGGGCGGCCGGTGGACGTGCGCGTCTCCACCCTGCCGACCGGCCACGGCGAGCGCGCGGTGCTGCGTCTGCTCGACAAGGAGGCCGGCCGGCTCGACCTCGGCAAGCTCGGCATGGGCGCCGGCACGCTGGCGCGCTTCGACCACCTGATCAACCAGCCGCACGGCATCGTGCTCGTCACCGGCCCGACCGGCTCGGGCAAGACCACCACGCTGTATGCCGCGCTGTCGCGGCTCGATGCCGGCAGCACCAACATCATGACGGTCGAGGACCCGATCGAGTACGACCTGGACGGCATCGGCCAGACCCAGGTCAACGCGAAGATCGACATGACCTTCGCCAAGGCCCTGCGCGCCATCCTGCGGCAGGATCCGGACGTGGTGATGATCGGCGAAATCCGCGACCTGGAGACCGCGCAGATCGCAGTGCAGGCCTCGCTGACCGGCCACCTGGTGCTGGCGACGCTGCACACCAACGATTCGGCCTCGGCGGTCACGCGGCTGATCGACATGGGGATCGAGCCGTTCCTGCTGTCGTCGTCGCTGCTGGGCGTGCTGGCGCAGCGGCTGGTGCGGCGCCTGTGCGTGCACTGCCGCCGCGAGGAAGTGCTGGAACTCACCCCCACCGAGATCGAGGCCGTGGCCGGCACGCCGCCCGCTGACGGCGTTGCCGCCGCCGTGCCGACGCGCCGCTCGGTGTGGCACCACGTCGGCTGCGAGCACTGCGGCCAATCGGGCTACCAGGGCCGGACCGGCGTGTACGAGTTGCTGACGGTGACGCCCGAGATCCAGACCATGATCCACCGCCAGGCGGCCGAGTCCGAGATCAAGGCGCTCGCCATCGGCCAGGGCATGCAGACCATGCGCGCGGATGCGCAGCGGTGGCTGGACGCGGGCGCGACGTCGCTGGAAGAGGTGCTGCGCGTGACGCGCGATTGA
- the gspK gene encoding type II secretion system minor pseudopilin GspK has product MMRRSRSALPRQPRGAAVVTALLVVALAVVIVSGMLWRQQVEIRAVENQRLKAQATWIARAGIDWARLILRDDQRRTGAVDHLGEIWAVPIQETRLSDFLGSSLRTDGAGESSYLSGRIFDAQARFNLMNLLALQTLGTRTVVTGRDKDGIKAYARLLQSLNLDPSLADVTATWLARMLGGIQSTEGGQGGQGDSSGGGGGGGDSGNGPRPLDDVDGLLAIPGYTADAVRVLRPFAIVLPARTLVNANTAPAEVLAAVIPSLSLDRARALVQARDRAYFRNVGDITNQLRGIAPNADSATVANLLDVQTHYFLVYGMARHERAQVGQVALVSRGDPVNNNATRIVWVRRIDSIPS; this is encoded by the coding sequence ATGATGCGACGCTCCCGCTCCGCCCTGCCCCGACAGCCGCGCGGCGCCGCCGTGGTCACCGCCCTGCTGGTGGTGGCGCTGGCGGTGGTGATCGTCTCGGGCATGCTGTGGCGCCAGCAGGTGGAGATCCGCGCGGTGGAGAACCAGCGCCTGAAGGCGCAGGCCACCTGGATTGCCCGCGCCGGCATCGACTGGGCCCGGCTGATCCTGCGCGACGACCAGCGGCGCACCGGCGCGGTCGACCACCTGGGCGAGATCTGGGCGGTGCCGATCCAGGAGACCCGGCTGTCGGACTTTCTCGGCAGCTCGCTGCGCACCGATGGGGCGGGCGAGAGCTCCTACCTGTCCGGCCGCATCTTCGATGCCCAGGCGCGCTTCAACCTGATGAACCTGCTGGCCCTGCAGACGCTGGGCACGCGCACCGTGGTCACCGGGCGCGACAAGGACGGCATCAAGGCGTACGCCCGGCTGCTGCAATCGCTCAACCTGGACCCCAGCCTCGCCGACGTGACGGCCACCTGGCTGGCGCGCATGCTGGGCGGCATCCAGTCGACCGAAGGCGGGCAGGGAGGACAGGGCGACAGCAGCGGTGGCGGTGGCGGCGGCGGTGACAGCGGCAACGGCCCGCGCCCGCTGGACGACGTCGATGGCCTGCTCGCCATCCCCGGCTATACGGCGGATGCCGTGCGCGTGCTGCGGCCGTTCGCGATCGTGCTGCCCGCCCGCACCCTGGTCAACGCCAACACCGCGCCGGCCGAGGTGCTGGCCGCCGTCATCCCCAGCCTGAGCCTGGACCGCGCCCGCGCGCTGGTGCAGGCGCGCGACCGCGCCTATTTCCGCAACGTCGGCGACATCACCAACCAGCTGCGCGGCATCGCTCCCAATGCGGACAGCGCGACCGTGGCCAACCTGCTGGACGTGCAGACCCACTACTTCCTGGTCTACGGCATGGCGCGCCACGAGCGCGCGCAGGTGGGCCAGGTGGCTCTTGTTTCACGCGGCGATCCGGTCAACAATAACGCCACCCGCATCGTCTGGGTCCGCCGCATCGACAGCATTCCGTCATGA
- the gspD gene encoding type II secretion system secretin GspD, translated as MNDETMHNASSRHTVRAIVLACCATMVAGSLPVMPAFAAPPASQAQAASNPGDEVSLNFVNADLETVVKAVGQATGKNFIVDPRVKGTVNLVTEKPVTRAQALESLGSILRMQGYAIVEGNGFTKVVPEADAKLQGSPTSVGPGGARGGEQVVTQVFRLQYESANNLVPVLRPMIAPNNTITAYPANNTLVITDYADNLRRIARIITSIDNPAAGETELIPLKNAVAIDAAATLQKLLDPSGTAGGAGAGAALADPSLRTSVVAEPRSNSVLVRASSAARMAQAKRLLAKLDVPSTRPGNIWVVPLKNANAVQLATTLRAIVAADATLSASQSGGPGGQSAAQGAQAQQPATTGTQSSQNTQTGSYGSSSGSSSGGSGNSSFRASFGQSNLPTTGGIIQADSATNALIITASEPVYRNLRTVIDDLDARRAQVYIESMIVEVTSDKASQLGIQWMVGAGGPNTYGFGGTNFGSGVGNILNLGVIAATVGSGGIGSTAAQTALSSLTGSNVSGVNGGNFGVFNKNTGLGAILSALGSDGSVNVLSTPNLITLDNEEAKILIGQNVPITTGSYAQTGSSASVTPFQTFDRKDVGITLRVKPQITDGGTVKMQIFQESSAVVNGTQNATQGPTTNVRSIETNVIANDGQVIVLGGLLEDNYQDSEQKVPGLGDIPVLGALFRSESKTRKKTNLLVFLRPYILRTAEATGALSDNRYGYMRDAQQGFVSPNVLPTTSDRDTPVLPSPESMRPAQNYGDISVVPKGQTGVQVPPGAPMPQGTTRSEPRLQNFAPPTSGGYDGNAPRNGG; from the coding sequence ATGAACGACGAGACCATGCACAACGCCTCTTCCCGACACACCGTCCGCGCCATTGTCCTGGCATGCTGCGCAACGATGGTGGCCGGTTCGCTGCCCGTGATGCCCGCCTTTGCGGCCCCGCCCGCCAGCCAGGCGCAGGCGGCGAGCAACCCCGGCGATGAAGTCTCGTTGAACTTCGTCAACGCCGACCTGGAGACCGTGGTCAAGGCGGTCGGCCAGGCCACCGGCAAGAACTTCATCGTCGATCCGCGCGTCAAGGGCACCGTCAACCTCGTCACCGAGAAGCCGGTGACGCGCGCGCAGGCGCTGGAGTCGCTGGGCTCGATCCTGCGCATGCAGGGCTACGCCATCGTGGAAGGCAACGGCTTCACCAAGGTGGTGCCCGAGGCCGACGCCAAGCTGCAGGGCTCGCCGACCAGCGTCGGCCCCGGCGGCGCGCGCGGCGGCGAGCAGGTGGTCACGCAGGTGTTCCGCCTGCAGTACGAATCGGCCAACAACCTGGTGCCGGTGCTGCGGCCGATGATCGCGCCGAACAACACCATCACCGCCTACCCGGCCAACAACACGCTGGTCATCACCGACTACGCCGACAACCTGCGCCGCATCGCCCGCATCATCACCTCGATCGACAACCCGGCGGCCGGCGAGACCGAGCTGATTCCGCTGAAGAACGCGGTGGCCATCGACGCGGCCGCGACGCTGCAGAAACTGCTGGACCCGAGCGGCACGGCGGGCGGCGCGGGCGCCGGCGCGGCGCTGGCCGACCCCAGCCTGCGCACTTCGGTGGTGGCCGAGCCGCGCTCGAACAGCGTGCTGGTGCGTGCCTCGAGCGCCGCGCGCATGGCGCAGGCCAAGCGGCTGCTGGCCAAGCTAGACGTGCCGAGCACGCGCCCGGGCAACATCTGGGTGGTGCCGCTGAAGAACGCCAACGCGGTGCAGCTGGCGACCACGCTGCGCGCCATCGTGGCGGCCGATGCCACGCTGTCGGCCTCGCAGTCCGGTGGCCCGGGCGGCCAGAGCGCGGCGCAGGGCGCGCAGGCGCAGCAGCCCGCCACCACCGGCACGCAGAGCAGCCAGAACACGCAGACCGGCAGCTACGGCAGCAGCTCGGGCAGCAGCAGCGGGGGCAGCGGCAACTCGTCGTTCCGCGCCTCATTCGGCCAAAGCAACCTGCCGACCACCGGCGGCATCATCCAGGCCGACTCGGCCACCAATGCGCTGATCATCACGGCCAGCGAGCCGGTGTACCGCAATCTGCGCACGGTGATCGACGACCTCGACGCGCGCCGCGCGCAGGTCTATATCGAATCGATGATCGTCGAGGTGACCTCCGACAAGGCGTCGCAGCTGGGCATCCAGTGGATGGTGGGCGCGGGCGGGCCGAACACCTACGGCTTCGGCGGCACCAACTTCGGCAGCGGCGTGGGCAACATCCTGAACCTGGGCGTGATCGCGGCCACGGTGGGCAGCGGCGGCATCGGCAGCACGGCCGCGCAGACCGCCCTGAGCAGCCTCACCGGCAGCAATGTGAGCGGCGTGAACGGCGGCAACTTCGGCGTGTTCAACAAGAACACGGGCCTGGGTGCGATCCTCTCCGCGCTGGGCTCCGACGGCTCGGTCAACGTGCTGTCGACGCCCAACCTGATCACGCTGGATAACGAAGAGGCCAAGATCCTGATCGGCCAGAACGTGCCGATCACCACCGGCTCGTACGCGCAGACCGGCAGCTCCGCATCCGTCACGCCGTTCCAGACCTTCGACCGCAAGGACGTGGGCATCACGCTGCGCGTCAAGCCGCAGATCACGGACGGCGGGACGGTGAAGATGCAGATCTTCCAGGAGTCGTCGGCGGTGGTGAACGGCACGCAGAATGCGACGCAGGGCCCGACCACCAACGTGCGCTCGATCGAAACCAACGTGATCGCCAACGACGGCCAGGTGATCGTGCTGGGCGGCCTGCTGGAAGACAATTACCAGGACAGCGAACAGAAGGTGCCGGGCCTGGGCGACATTCCCGTGCTCGGGGCGCTGTTCCGCTCCGAGAGCAAGACGCGCAAGAAGACCAACCTGCTGGTGTTCCTGCGCCCGTACATCCTGCGCACGGCCGAGGCGACCGGCGCGCTGTCGGACAACCGCTACGGCTACATGCGCGATGCGCAGCAGGGCTTCGTCTCGCCCAACGTGCTGCCGACCACCTCCGACCGCGATACGCCGGTGCTGCCGTCGCCCGAGTCGATGCGCCCGGCGCAGAATTACGGCGATATCTCGGTGGTGCCCAAGGGCCAGACCGGCGTGCAAGTGCCGCCCGGCGCACCGATGCCGCAGGGGACCACGCGCAGCGAGCCGCGCCTGCAGAACTTCGCGCCGCCCACCTCGGGCGGGTATGACGGCAACGCGCCGCGCAATGGCGGCTGA
- a CDS encoding type II secretion system protein N translates to MPVSIEALPPLRLRRRGPDQDERAGLGWRIGAAAAAVAAVAVTVVAQYPAAWAAERVAEATGHRVLLADAQGSVWQGSATLALTAGPGAADATVLPGRLSWSLDAWPLLTGTMRAHLTHDRAMAQPVTLAVSRGGWQADAGTMTLPASLLAGIGAPFNTLRLDGQLRAQWTPLSGRFGRGKGAPDTMQGALTLLLEQVSSSLSRVRPLGSYRAELAFGGAAGGPARLTLSTLTGPLSLQGQGTVGRGAHFDGVARATPESEPLLIGLLSLMGPRDGTGYRLRF, encoded by the coding sequence GTGCCGGTGAGCATCGAAGCGCTGCCGCCGCTGCGCCTGCGCCGGCGCGGGCCGGACCAAGACGAACGCGCAGGCCTGGGCTGGCGCATCGGCGCGGCCGCGGCTGCGGTGGCCGCGGTGGCCGTGACGGTGGTGGCGCAGTATCCGGCCGCATGGGCGGCCGAGCGCGTGGCCGAGGCCACCGGCCATCGCGTGTTGCTGGCCGATGCCCAGGGCAGTGTCTGGCAAGGCAGCGCCACGCTGGCGCTGACCGCGGGCCCCGGCGCCGCCGATGCGACGGTGCTGCCCGGGCGGCTGTCGTGGTCGCTGGATGCCTGGCCGCTGCTCACGGGCACCATGCGCGCCCACCTGACGCACGACCGCGCGATGGCGCAGCCGGTCACGCTGGCGGTATCGCGCGGCGGCTGGCAGGCCGACGCCGGGACGATGACACTGCCGGCCTCGCTGCTGGCGGGCATCGGCGCCCCCTTCAACACGCTCAGGCTGGACGGCCAGTTGCGCGCGCAATGGACGCCGCTGTCCGGCCGGTTCGGGCGCGGCAAGGGCGCGCCGGACACGATGCAGGGCGCGCTGACCCTCTTGCTTGAGCAGGTATCATCCAGCCTCAGCCGCGTGCGGCCGCTGGGCAGCTACCGCGCGGAACTGGCATTCGGCGGCGCGGCGGGCGGCCCGGCCCGGCTGACGCTGTCGACCCTCACCGGCCCGCTCTCGCTGCAGGGCCAGGGAACGGTGGGCCGGGGTGCGCATTTTGACGGCGTGGCGCGTGCCACGCCGGAGTCGGAACCGCTATTGATCGGGCTGCTGAGCCTGATGGGCCCGCGCGACGGCACGGGCTATCGCCTACGCTTTTGA
- the gspG gene encoding type II secretion system major pseudopilin GspG — translation MMQGQLRTPVRQRAVARRAARGFTLIEIMVVVVILGILAALVVPKIMSRPDEARIIAAKQDIASISQALKLYRLDNGRYPTTEQGLAALVTKPSTEPVPNNWKGGGYLERLPKDPWGHPYQYLNPGVRGEVDIFSYGADGQPGGTANDADIGNWDN, via the coding sequence ATGATGCAAGGCCAACTCCGCACCCCCGTCCGCCAACGCGCCGTCGCCCGTCGCGCGGCACGTGGCTTCACGCTGATCGAAATCATGGTGGTGGTGGTGATTCTCGGCATCCTGGCCGCGCTGGTGGTCCCGAAGATCATGAGCCGGCCCGATGAGGCGCGCATCATCGCGGCCAAGCAGGACATCGCGTCCATCTCGCAGGCGCTCAAGCTGTACCGGCTGGACAACGGCCGTTACCCGACCACCGAGCAGGGCCTCGCCGCGCTGGTCACCAAGCCGAGCACCGAGCCGGTCCCGAACAACTGGAAGGGCGGCGGCTATCTGGAACGCCTGCCGAAAGACCCGTGGGGCCACCCGTACCAGTACCTGAACCCGGGCGTGCGCGGCGAAGTCGACATCTTCAGCTACGGCGCCGACGGCCAGCCCGGCGGCACCGCCAACGATGCCGACATCGGCAACTGGGACAATTGA
- the gspI gene encoding type II secretion system minor pseudopilin GspI encodes MSRASQTSRAARRHGFTLLEVLVALTIVAVALTATMRAMGSMTVASESLQTRMLATWSAENHLADLRLAHAYPEPGTRGFACPQGDAQLWCEETVAPTPNPVFRRVEVAVYADAGRAVRLAWLVTLLPNDARNLF; translated from the coding sequence ATGAGCCGAGCCAGCCAAACCAGCCGGGCCGCGCGGCGGCACGGATTCACCCTGCTCGAAGTGCTGGTCGCGCTGACCATCGTGGCGGTCGCGCTCACCGCCACGATGCGCGCGATGGGCAGCATGACCGTCGCCAGCGAATCCCTGCAGACGCGCATGCTGGCCACCTGGAGCGCCGAAAACCATCTCGCCGACCTGCGGCTCGCGCATGCGTATCCCGAACCCGGCACGCGCGGCTTCGCCTGCCCGCAGGGCGACGCCCAGCTGTGGTGCGAAGAAACGGTCGCACCCACGCCCAATCCGGTATTCCGCCGGGTCGAGGTCGCGGTCTATGCCGATGCCGGCCGCGCCGTGCGCCTTGCCTGGCTGGTCACCCTGCTGCCCAACGATGCGCGCAATCTCTTCTGA